One stretch of Nitrosococcus watsonii C-113 DNA includes these proteins:
- a CDS encoding tetratricopeptide repeat protein, producing the protein MIGNLSALLALSWIGLWFTPDQQGQRLMQREAFTKAAKTFEDPMRQGVAWYRAGEFKLATQAFSRVSSAEAYYNQGNAWLMLGQYDQAMNSYDKALEMRPEWQEALENRDLAKARAKRIEAKGEDSGDQKIGADKIVFDQDKPSGGQETEVAGDKAMSDAAIQAVWLRQVQTKAADFLQAKFAYQQAQNGAEKEQ; encoded by the coding sequence ATGATCGGAAACCTAAGCGCCCTGCTGGCCCTCTCCTGGATCGGGCTATGGTTCACCCCTGATCAGCAAGGACAAAGGCTTATGCAGCGCGAAGCCTTTACCAAAGCCGCCAAAACATTCGAAGACCCAATGCGGCAGGGAGTCGCCTGGTATCGAGCTGGTGAGTTCAAGCTGGCCACACAAGCCTTCTCCCGAGTCTCATCCGCCGAAGCGTACTACAATCAGGGTAACGCCTGGCTTATGCTCGGCCAATACGATCAGGCGATGAACAGTTACGATAAGGCTCTCGAAATGCGACCCGAGTGGCAAGAAGCCCTAGAGAATCGCGATCTTGCCAAAGCCCGCGCCAAGCGGATTGAAGCCAAGGGAGAAGATTCTGGAGACCAAAAGATAGGTGCTGATAAAATCGTCTTTGATCAGGACAAACCGTCCGGTGGGCAAGAAACGGAAGTCGCCGGCGACAAAGCAATGTCCGACGCCGCAATCCAAGCAGTGTGGCTCCGCCAGGTTCAAACCAAGGCAGCTGATTTTTTACAAGCCAAATTTGCCTACCAGCAAGCACAAAACGGGGCGGAAAAAGAGCAATGA
- a CDS encoding vWA domain-containing protein, translated as MIEALSSFHFIRPAGLLLIPLAATLWWFWRRRADPLRGWREQMDSDLLEALTVGQSSSRDYASYGLLGAWIVAAIAIAGPTWKPEPNPFAADAQPLIILLKASQSMQLLPPSPSRLERAQLKIADLAQARKGQPLGLVAYAGSAHLVLPPTQDTSIVAQMAAEISPEIMPVPGDRLDLAIQKAGELLQEGLEGGSLLVIADAAETDPQTIAAANGLVGSPPVQLLALTGADSPEIKTLRNVARSLNAPVRALTADDGDINAIVNFAERNTAATIAGESGRWQEVGYWLTPLLALMVAFSFRRQKLAARGES; from the coding sequence ATGATCGAAGCCTTGTCCAGCTTTCATTTTATCCGCCCCGCCGGGCTTCTTCTGATCCCCCTGGCCGCCACCTTATGGTGGTTCTGGCGGCGACGAGCCGATCCCTTGCGGGGATGGCGCGAGCAGATGGACTCTGATCTGCTGGAGGCATTGACTGTTGGCCAAAGCTCCTCGCGGGATTATGCTTCTTATGGGCTGCTGGGAGCCTGGATTGTCGCCGCGATTGCGATTGCGGGACCGACCTGGAAGCCAGAGCCAAACCCGTTTGCCGCCGATGCTCAGCCACTAATAATCCTGTTAAAAGCCAGCCAAAGCATGCAGTTGCTTCCTCCTTCGCCATCACGGCTGGAGCGGGCCCAACTGAAAATTGCAGATCTCGCCCAAGCGCGGAAAGGCCAGCCGCTAGGCTTGGTGGCCTACGCCGGCTCGGCCCATCTGGTGCTCCCACCCACTCAAGATACCAGCATTGTGGCCCAGATGGCGGCGGAGATCAGCCCGGAAATCATGCCGGTACCGGGAGATCGGTTGGATTTGGCAATCCAAAAGGCGGGCGAGTTGCTGCAGGAAGGGTTGGAGGGCGGATCTCTGCTGGTGATTGCCGACGCGGCGGAAACCGATCCCCAGACGATAGCCGCCGCCAATGGGTTAGTGGGATCACCGCCTGTTCAGCTGCTGGCGCTCACTGGCGCCGACTCGCCGGAGATAAAGACTCTTCGCAATGTCGCCCGATCGCTGAATGCCCCAGTACGGGCGCTAACGGCTGATGACGGGGATATCAACGCCATCGTTAACTTTGCCGAGCGCAACACAGCCGCCACTATCGCCGGGGAAAGCGGTCGCTGGCAGGAAGTCGGCTACTGGCTGACGCCTTTACTCGCCCTGATGGTGGCTTTTTCATTTCGCCGCCAAAAGCTAGCTGCCCGGGGAGAATCATGA
- a CDS encoding VWA domain-containing protein translates to MLVFEYLWIFLLLPLPWLLRTILPARPSNQAAVRVPFGNRLAGAMSHKGDSSSPPSPARRLILPSLLWLLVLGALARPQWLEPPITQELPTRDLLLLVDLSSSMKQKDFTNQAGVQVDRLSAVKEVLGEFLQRREGDRVGLVVFGDAAYLQAPFSTDLQLSRRLLDECEVGMAGPRTAFGDAIGLGVNLFSESEAPAKTIIALTDGNDTKSQVPSVEAARVAARREIRIHTVAIGDPTTAGEDKLDQQALREVAAETGGSYFFAADRASLAGIYDQLDEIETRKIKMVSHRPRRDLFYLPLAIALILSLATTLYEAIARRKITATLRKKQVIGVNPITGKLEIET, encoded by the coding sequence ATGTTGGTATTCGAGTATTTGTGGATCTTCCTTCTGTTGCCACTGCCATGGCTACTGCGGACCATCCTGCCAGCGCGGCCAAGCAACCAAGCTGCCGTGCGGGTTCCCTTCGGTAATCGACTGGCAGGCGCAATGAGCCACAAAGGCGATTCTAGTTCGCCGCCGAGTCCAGCGCGGCGCTTGATTTTGCCCAGTCTGTTATGGCTGCTCGTACTCGGCGCATTAGCTCGCCCGCAATGGCTCGAGCCCCCCATCACCCAGGAACTGCCGACCCGTGATCTACTGCTGCTGGTCGATCTCTCCAGCTCCATGAAACAAAAGGATTTCACCAACCAAGCTGGGGTCCAAGTCGACCGTCTCTCGGCGGTGAAAGAAGTTCTCGGCGAATTCCTTCAGCGGCGTGAAGGGGATCGCGTCGGTTTGGTTGTCTTTGGAGATGCGGCTTACCTGCAAGCACCGTTCTCAACTGATCTACAACTGTCACGGCGTCTACTTGATGAGTGTGAAGTGGGCATGGCGGGTCCCCGCACGGCCTTTGGCGACGCCATTGGGCTGGGCGTTAATCTTTTCAGCGAGAGCGAGGCACCTGCCAAAACCATCATTGCGCTCACCGACGGCAACGATACTAAAAGCCAGGTTCCGTCAGTGGAAGCGGCCCGCGTGGCGGCGCGGCGTGAAATTCGTATTCATACGGTTGCGATTGGCGATCCAACCACGGCGGGCGAAGACAAACTAGACCAGCAGGCTCTACGAGAGGTCGCGGCTGAGACGGGGGGTTCTTATTTCTTTGCCGCCGACCGCGCAAGCCTAGCAGGCATCTACGATCAGCTCGATGAGATTGAGACGCGCAAGATAAAAATGGTCAGCCATCGTCCTCGCCGCGATCTTTTCTATTTGCCGCTTGCGATCGCGCTGATTCTATCACTGGCAACCACACTGTATGAGGCGATAGCGCGCCGCAAGATAACCGCCACCCTGAGAAAAAAGCAAGTGATTGGCGTCAATCCGATCACCGGCAAGCTGGAAATAGAAACATGA
- a CDS encoding DUF4381 domain-containing protein codes for MNDNATSLDRLHDIVVPPQVAWWPPAPGWYGVLAIVAGVVIALLIWQWLRWRANAYRRTALRELDSAQTVAAISEILRRTALVIAPRSTLAPLTGSDWPTWLAARSPYPMPKQVSEQLEDSAYRKPQATADIRALREYAAGWIRYHRLPETADK; via the coding sequence ATGAATGATAACGCAACCAGCCTGGACCGCCTACACGATATTGTGGTTCCGCCTCAGGTTGCCTGGTGGCCACCGGCGCCAGGATGGTACGGGGTGCTGGCAATTGTCGCGGGTGTGGTCATAGCGTTGCTCATTTGGCAGTGGCTTCGTTGGCGGGCAAATGCCTATCGACGAACCGCCCTGCGGGAGCTGGACTCGGCCCAAACGGTAGCCGCCATCTCGGAAATTCTTAGGCGGACGGCCTTAGTGATCGCGCCCCGTTCGACCTTGGCTCCACTAACCGGCTCGGATTGGCCGACGTGGCTGGCTGCGAGATCGCCATATCCCATGCCGAAACAAGTCAGTGAACAGCTCGAAGATAGTGCTTACCGCAAACCCCAAGCGACAGCAGATATTCGCGCCCTGCGAGAGTATGCCGCAGGCTGGATTCGTTACCATCGGCTGCCGGAAACAGCCGATAAGTAG
- a CDS encoding DUF58 domain-containing protein, giving the protein MSARVTIALEDLLLLKAEARGYSLLPRQPVGSLLAGRHASRLRGRGLTFEELRHYRPGDDIRLIDWKATARLRSPQVRVYTEERERPVLLVVDQRLPMFFGSRRAMKSVAAAELAALGAWRALGSGDRVGGLVFNENELVEICPHRSQTRVLRLFHEIVRLNHHLASENQASGKIMLNHALKGAFRVAKHDHLIVLISDLDGADDETQRLATGLAAHNDILVIAVYDPLGISLTGSPGMLASDRGRVWDVPDRPTFAKDFQEAFQRRLDKWKDIFRALQVPVLPISTARPAAEQVRTLLGKRPR; this is encoded by the coding sequence ATGAGCGCCCGCGTTACCATCGCGCTGGAAGACTTGCTTTTGCTAAAGGCCGAGGCGCGCGGTTATTCCCTCCTGCCTCGCCAGCCCGTGGGTTCCTTGCTGGCCGGACGGCACGCCTCCAGGCTTCGCGGGCGCGGGCTTACTTTTGAAGAGCTACGCCACTACCGCCCAGGGGATGACATTCGCTTGATAGACTGGAAGGCGACAGCACGCCTACGTTCACCCCAGGTCCGAGTCTATACTGAAGAGCGTGAGCGACCGGTCTTACTGGTTGTCGACCAACGGCTGCCGATGTTCTTCGGCAGCCGGCGGGCTATGAAGTCAGTTGCGGCGGCGGAACTGGCAGCGCTCGGAGCGTGGCGGGCACTTGGCAGTGGCGATCGCGTCGGTGGCCTGGTGTTCAACGAGAATGAACTTGTTGAGATTTGCCCCCATCGCAGCCAAACCCGCGTGCTGCGGCTGTTTCACGAGATCGTGCGATTGAATCATCACCTTGCCTCGGAAAATCAAGCCAGTGGCAAGATAATGCTCAATCACGCCCTGAAGGGCGCTTTTCGCGTTGCCAAGCATGATCATCTCATCGTGTTGATCAGCGACCTGGACGGCGCGGACGACGAAACACAACGTCTGGCTACGGGGCTTGCGGCCCATAATGATATTTTAGTTATTGCCGTTTATGATCCCTTGGGCATTTCCCTTACCGGATCGCCGGGGATGCTGGCCAGTGATCGCGGCAGGGTGTGGGACGTGCCCGATAGGCCGACATTTGCGAAAGACTTCCAAGAAGCTTTTCAGCGTCGGCTCGATAAATGGAAGGATATTTTCCGCGCTTTACAAGTGCCGGTGCTGCCGATCTCCACGGCCCGGCCGGCCGCGGAACAAGTACGTACGCTCCTTGGAAAACGCCCCCGGTAG
- a CDS encoding AAA family ATPase, translating into MNATVIGQQEVVERLLIALLADGHVLMEGFPGTAKTRSVKTLSKLIDSKFGRIQFTPDLLPSDVTGSEIYREQNATFEFQPGPIFGNLILADEINRAPAKVQSALLEAMEERQVTVAGQTHQLPRLFLVLATQNPIEQEGTYPLPEAQMDRFLLYVRVDYPEGENETAILRLVRGEKSGESPEPTPPLPQNVIFEARNQVNAIHVAEAAERYIVDLVLATRYPQQYEGDLPKWIRLGASPRGTLALDAAARAHAWLQGQDFVSPDNIRAVAPACLAHRVHLSYEAEAAGVTRTEVIEALLKNVVPA; encoded by the coding sequence ATGAATGCCACCGTCATCGGTCAACAGGAGGTCGTAGAGCGGCTTCTCATCGCACTGCTCGCGGATGGTCACGTTCTCATGGAAGGGTTTCCTGGCACGGCGAAAACCCGCAGCGTGAAGACTCTTTCCAAACTCATCGACAGCAAGTTTGGCCGGATTCAGTTCACGCCCGATCTATTGCCTTCGGATGTGACGGGTTCGGAGATTTATCGCGAGCAAAACGCGACCTTCGAATTCCAGCCGGGGCCCATCTTCGGCAATCTCATCCTAGCGGATGAAATCAACCGGGCGCCAGCCAAGGTCCAATCTGCCTTGCTGGAAGCCATGGAAGAACGGCAGGTCACCGTGGCGGGGCAAACGCACCAATTACCAAGGTTATTTCTGGTACTGGCGACCCAGAATCCCATCGAGCAGGAAGGGACCTACCCCCTTCCCGAAGCGCAGATGGACCGCTTTCTGCTGTACGTGCGCGTGGACTATCCCGAAGGGGAGAATGAAACGGCGATTCTCCGGCTGGTCCGGGGCGAAAAATCAGGCGAATCCCCAGAGCCGACTCCGCCCCTTCCACAAAACGTGATCTTCGAAGCCAGAAATCAAGTGAATGCTATCCACGTAGCCGAAGCCGCCGAGCGGTATATCGTCGATCTAGTCCTTGCAACGCGCTACCCGCAGCAATACGAAGGCGACCTGCCAAAGTGGATTCGCCTGGGAGCAAGTCCACGCGGGACCCTGGCCTTGGATGCCGCCGCCCGGGCCCATGCTTGGTTGCAGGGACAGGATTTCGTTTCCCCCGACAATATTCGGGCCGTTGCACCGGCCTGCCTTGCGCACCGCGTGCACCTCTCTTACGAAGCCGAGGCGGCCGGCGTCACGCGGACGGAAGTGATCGAAGCGTTGCTTAAGAATGTCGTTCCGGCGTGA
- a CDS encoding polyphosphate kinase 2 family protein, protein MPHAINTDEFTFTGKKAVKLNEHETKHKDIYKNKADYHKLIKAFQKKINSLQRMMYAHDRYSMLLVFQAMDAAGKDGTIRAIMSGVNAHGIAVQAFKEPSAEELDHDFLWRAAIRLPQRGRIGIFNRSYYEEVLVVKVHPEIARSTQKLPAGRTVDLEALWQQRYTSIRDFEKHLWHNGTRVLKFFLHLGRDKQRKRFLARIDKPDKNWKFSESDVRERKFWDNYQQAYQDAINATATKEAPWFVVPADDKKNMRLIVAQIILEQLKSLDMRYPEVTPARREELQQFREKLLQD, encoded by the coding sequence ATGCCTCACGCCATTAATACCGATGAGTTCACCTTTACAGGAAAAAAAGCCGTCAAGCTAAACGAACACGAGACCAAGCACAAGGATATCTACAAAAATAAGGCGGACTACCATAAGTTGATAAAGGCGTTTCAGAAGAAGATCAACAGTCTTCAACGGATGATGTACGCCCACGACCGCTACAGCATGTTGCTGGTCTTTCAAGCGATGGATGCGGCTGGCAAGGACGGAACGATTCGGGCGATTATGTCGGGCGTGAACGCCCACGGCATTGCCGTTCAGGCGTTCAAGGAACCGAGCGCTGAGGAACTGGACCATGACTTTCTCTGGCGCGCGGCTATTCGACTACCCCAGCGCGGCCGCATTGGCATCTTCAACCGCTCCTATTATGAAGAAGTTCTGGTCGTCAAAGTCCATCCGGAAATAGCGCGATCAACTCAAAAGCTGCCCGCTGGTCGAACGGTCGACCTGGAGGCGCTTTGGCAACAACGCTATACCTCCATCCGTGATTTTGAGAAACACCTCTGGCACAACGGCACACGGGTATTAAAATTTTTTCTACATCTGGGGCGAGACAAACAAAGGAAGCGGTTCCTGGCTCGAATCGATAAACCCGACAAAAATTGGAAATTTTCCGAAAGTGATGTCAGGGAACGTAAGTTCTGGGACAATTATCAGCAGGCTTATCAGGACGCCATCAACGCCACCGCCACGAAAGAGGCGCCCTGGTTCGTGGTTCCCGCGGACGACAAAAAAAACATGCGGCTAATCGTCGCCCAAATTATCCTAGAGCAGCTTAAATCGCTGGATATGCGGTACCCCGAGGTCACCCCGGCGCGCCGCGAAGAGCTACAGCAGTTTCGAGAGAAATTACTACAAGATTAA
- a CDS encoding NfeD family protein, which produces MVKRARVIGNTALIGVICGSLLWLRREDIPAHLDALVLGISGGAIYGGLYWRYLFYRIARKGRRFARNRIFVHYLSLFELLLAAATWSLYLLLALALLLLAAVLLDLFSGHGWSILIGSFGMAATLALGSGIIRYEQRHGALYYQYDSRSWLGGEGLLYQEGRAIQPLTPKGKIIINGELWHAVALNGDPIEAGKKVEVIARKGLTLYVDSLS; this is translated from the coding sequence ATGGTTAAGCGCGCCCGCGTCATAGGGAATACTGCTCTTATCGGTGTAATATGCGGTAGTCTATTATGGCTTAGGCGGGAAGATATTCCCGCCCACCTCGATGCCCTCGTCCTCGGTATTTCGGGAGGCGCCATTTACGGCGGGCTTTATTGGCGGTATTTATTCTATCGCATCGCTCGTAAAGGGCGGCGCTTTGCACGGAATCGGATTTTTGTCCATTATTTATCTTTATTCGAGCTGTTATTAGCCGCCGCCACGTGGAGTCTTTACCTTTTGCTCGCCCTGGCCCTCTTGTTATTGGCGGCTGTTCTCCTAGATCTTTTCTCCGGCCATGGGTGGAGTATTCTAATCGGCAGTTTCGGCATGGCGGCGACTCTGGCCTTGGGAAGCGGCATTATTCGCTATGAGCAACGACACGGAGCGCTTTATTACCAATACGATAGCCGCTCCTGGCTGGGAGGAGAAGGGCTGCTTTATCAAGAAGGAAGAGCAATCCAACCACTCACGCCCAAGGGCAAGATCATCATCAATGGAGAATTATGGCACGCCGTCGCTCTGAATGGCGACCCTATCGAGGCGGGAAAGAAGGTAGAGGTCATTGCCCGCAAGGGTTTGACGCTTTATGTGGATAGCCTCTCCTAA
- a CDS encoding D-alanine--D-alanine ligase family protein, whose amino-acid sequence MPINREPLFSHITVILGDPRLPDESKIDNCFSIEDLEAIDRAKEALGELSDYQFTYLDNHSALLPQLIANPPNFVLNFCDTGYKNQAQQELHIPALLEMLGIPYSGAGPTCLGLCYDKSLVRSVAKTHGVPVPAETFVHGNDLNGAILKDFPALIKPNRGDGSVGITENSLVYDEPQAHAYINKLAMEFPSCDLLIQEFLPGDEYSVGLLGNPSSGFKILPILKVDYSRLAAHRLPPILAYASKVDPASPYWTDIKYGKAAIDEGLRQRLVGYCRLLFERLGCRDYARFDFRADAQGEVKLLEVNPNPAWCWDGKLNLMVGFAGYRYGELLEWILQAAQARYTKKQGIFSGEPASLKIGHAADR is encoded by the coding sequence ATGCCTATCAATAGAGAGCCGCTTTTCTCCCATATCACGGTAATTCTAGGCGATCCGCGCCTACCGGATGAGTCTAAAATCGATAATTGCTTTAGTATCGAAGACTTAGAAGCTATCGACAGGGCTAAGGAGGCCCTGGGAGAGCTGAGTGATTACCAGTTCACTTACTTAGATAACCATTCGGCGTTGCTGCCCCAGCTTATCGCTAATCCCCCGAATTTTGTCCTCAATTTTTGCGATACTGGCTATAAAAACCAAGCTCAGCAAGAACTCCATATCCCGGCGCTGCTGGAAATGCTGGGAATCCCCTATAGCGGCGCGGGACCTACTTGTCTTGGACTATGCTATGACAAATCCCTGGTGCGGTCAGTGGCGAAAACCCATGGTGTTCCCGTGCCTGCCGAAACCTTTGTCCACGGCAATGACCTTAATGGAGCGATACTTAAAGATTTCCCTGCCTTAATTAAACCTAACCGAGGAGATGGCAGTGTGGGAATCACGGAAAATTCCCTGGTGTATGATGAACCGCAAGCCCACGCTTATATCAATAAGCTGGCTATGGAATTTCCCAGCTGCGATCTGCTCATCCAAGAATTTTTGCCTGGCGATGAATATAGCGTGGGCTTACTTGGTAATCCATCTTCTGGCTTTAAGATATTGCCTATTTTGAAAGTGGACTATAGCAGGCTAGCGGCGCACCGCTTGCCCCCCATCCTCGCCTATGCCTCCAAGGTTGATCCTGCCTCGCCTTATTGGACGGATATCAAATACGGTAAAGCCGCTATAGACGAGGGCCTGCGCCAGCGCCTGGTAGGTTATTGCAGGCTGCTGTTCGAGCGGTTGGGCTGCCGGGATTATGCCCGGTTCGATTTTCGCGCCGATGCCCAGGGCGAAGTTAAACTGCTGGAAGTAAATCCTAATCCTGCCTGGTGTTGGGATGGCAAGTTAAACTTGATGGTGGGATTTGCTGGGTACCGTTATGGAGAGTTATTAGAGTGGATTCTCCAAGCGGCTCAGGCTCGATACACTAAGAAGCAAGGTATATTTTCAGGGGAGCCAGCCTCCTTAAAGATTGGACACGCAGCTGACAGATAG
- a CDS encoding CocE/NonD family hydrolase, translating to MKVISSFPHRVREIENCWIPMSDGCRLAARIWLPEDAVQSPVPAIFEYIPYRKRDFTRPRDEPMHRYFAGHGYAAVRVDVRGSGDSDGLLLDEYLQQEQDDAMEVIRWIASQPWCSGPIGMMGISWGGFNSLQVAAMQPPALKAIITLCSTDDRYADDAHYMGGCLLNENLTWGSVLLTFNAYPPDPELVGERWREMWMERLHHAVLFPEVWLRHPRRDSYWQHGSVCEDYSRIRCPVYAIGGWADAYSNAIPRLLEGLSVPRKGLIGPWTHSFPHESAPGPAIGFLQEALRWWDHWLKGIDRGIMAEPMYRAWMQESMPPQPFYQERPGRWVAERCWPSPRITPLRLILNPNRLEQAATAETKLTFQSPQTTGLAAGGWCGFGADGEMPTDQREDDGKSLTFDSVPLDQRLEILGAPVVTLELALDRPCALIAVRLNDIAPNGASTRVTYGLLNLAHRDSHESPQPLEPGRRYTVRVQLNDIAHAFPPGHTLRLAISTSYWPVAWPSPEPVCLSLFTGNSHLDLPTRPSDPQDQSLHPFEQPESAPAPTHLTLRPAKFQRTIERNLSTNETLYTIFSDGGDFDGAAVAHLHAIDLDLGHTILKRFRIDETNPLSAHAENEQNALLRRGDWEIRIKARTRLSSSRNGFHLHADLEAYEGETLVFSRSWEETIPRDLV from the coding sequence ATGAAAGTCATCAGCTCATTCCCCCACCGGGTGCGCGAGATCGAAAACTGCTGGATTCCCATGTCCGATGGCTGCCGCTTGGCGGCCCGAATCTGGCTGCCCGAGGATGCCGTTCAATCCCCCGTGCCGGCTATTTTTGAGTATATCCCCTATCGCAAGCGAGATTTCACCCGCCCCCGCGATGAACCCATGCACCGCTACTTTGCTGGCCACGGTTACGCCGCGGTACGGGTAGATGTTCGCGGCTCCGGGGACTCCGATGGCCTGCTCCTGGACGAATACCTCCAGCAAGAACAAGATGACGCCATGGAGGTTATCCGCTGGATCGCCTCTCAGCCGTGGTGCTCTGGCCCCATCGGGATGATGGGCATCTCCTGGGGGGGGTTCAACTCCCTCCAGGTAGCGGCTATGCAGCCCCCGGCCCTTAAGGCGATCATCACGCTTTGCTCCACCGATGATCGCTATGCCGATGATGCCCACTACATGGGCGGTTGCTTGCTCAACGAAAACCTGACCTGGGGCTCGGTATTATTAACTTTTAATGCTTATCCCCCAGATCCGGAGCTAGTGGGCGAGCGCTGGCGGGAAATGTGGATGGAGCGGCTACACCATGCCGTTCTCTTTCCCGAGGTGTGGCTGCGCCATCCACGGCGCGATAGCTACTGGCAGCATGGCTCAGTGTGCGAAGACTATAGCCGCATCCGCTGCCCCGTATACGCCATTGGCGGCTGGGCCGACGCCTACTCCAATGCCATTCCCCGGCTTCTGGAAGGGTTGTCTGTGCCGCGCAAGGGATTAATCGGACCCTGGACCCATAGTTTTCCCCATGAGAGCGCGCCTGGGCCTGCCATTGGCTTCTTACAGGAAGCGCTACGCTGGTGGGATCACTGGCTCAAGGGAATTGATCGAGGAATCATGGCAGAACCCATGTATCGGGCATGGATGCAGGAAAGCATGCCGCCGCAGCCGTTTTACCAAGAACGCCCCGGCCGTTGGGTGGCGGAACGGTGCTGGCCTTCTCCACGGATTACACCCTTAAGGCTGATACTAAACCCCAACCGCCTGGAGCAGGCGGCCACCGCCGAAACCAAACTGACGTTCCAGTCCCCGCAAACAACGGGCCTGGCGGCTGGCGGCTGGTGCGGCTTTGGCGCGGATGGGGAAATGCCTACTGACCAACGGGAAGACGACGGTAAATCCCTGACCTTCGATTCTGTTCCACTGGATCAGCGCCTGGAAATTCTGGGGGCTCCCGTCGTCACCCTGGAGCTTGCCCTGGATCGGCCTTGCGCGCTCATCGCCGTGCGTTTGAATGACATCGCTCCCAATGGCGCCTCCACCCGCGTGACCTACGGTTTGCTGAATCTCGCCCACCGCGACAGCCATGAATCTCCCCAACCTTTGGAACCAGGCCGGCGCTACACCGTGCGGGTGCAGCTCAATGACATCGCCCATGCCTTCCCTCCAGGCCATACGCTTCGGCTAGCAATCTCCACCAGTTACTGGCCGGTGGCATGGCCTTCTCCAGAGCCCGTTTGCCTGTCCCTATTCACGGGCAATAGCCATCTGGATTTACCCACGCGTCCCTCCGATCCCCAAGACCAATCGCTCCATCCTTTTGAGCAACCAGAAAGCGCGCCCGCGCCCACGCACCTCACCTTGCGGCCGGCAAAATTTCAACGCACTATCGAACGCAATCTTTCCACCAACGAAACCTTATATACTATTTTCAGCGATGGCGGCGACTTCGATGGCGCGGCGGTCGCCCATCTCCACGCCATCGACTTAGACCTTGGCCACACGATTTTAAAACGTTTTCGCATCGACGAAACCAATCCCCTGTCAGCCCATGCCGAAAACGAGCAAAACGCCTTACTCCGCCGGGGTGATTGGGAAATCCGGATTAAGGCTCGAACACGCCTGTCCTCAAGCCGAAACGGCTTTCATCTTCATGCGGACCTGGAGGCTTACGAAGGCGAGACTTTGGTTTTCTCCCGCAGCTGGGAGGAGACGATCCCCCGTGATTTAGTCTAA